A genomic window from Gemmatimonadaceae bacterium includes:
- a CDS encoding IS110 family transposase translates to MIGIDLHKRESQLCILDGQGGVTERRIVTSRDRFTAVLGARPPARILVEASTESEWVACHLEALGHEVVVADPNFAPMYATRSRRVKTDKRDARTLADALRLGAYRPAHRVSAARRHVRAELAVREALVRTRTRCIALAKALVRRDGLRVPNSTAAWFVERLTALPLSPVLAAELAPLVAILAPLNVQIAAADARIAALGRTDPIVALLQTAPAVGPVTSSGIVAIAEDIGRFPSAHQFEAFLGLVPGERSSGEKRRLGHITKAGNRRARYLLVEAAWRILRSKSSDTAVLRAWAQRILLRRGTKIAAVALARRLAGILYAMWRDQRAYDASHLRMPQPVPASAA, encoded by the coding sequence ATGATAGGCATCGATCTCCACAAGCGCGAGAGCCAGCTCTGCATCCTCGACGGGCAGGGCGGCGTCACCGAACGACGCATCGTCACGAGCCGCGACCGCTTCACCGCGGTGCTGGGCGCGCGTCCGCCCGCACGCATCCTCGTCGAGGCGTCGACCGAGAGCGAGTGGGTCGCGTGCCACCTGGAGGCGCTGGGCCACGAGGTGGTCGTCGCCGACCCGAACTTCGCGCCGATGTACGCCACGCGCAGCCGGCGGGTGAAGACGGACAAGCGCGATGCGCGGACCCTGGCTGACGCGCTCCGGCTCGGCGCCTATCGTCCGGCGCACCGCGTCTCGGCGGCGCGGCGGCATGTGCGCGCCGAGTTGGCGGTGCGCGAGGCCTTGGTCCGCACACGCACGCGATGCATCGCGCTCGCCAAGGCCCTCGTGCGCCGCGACGGCCTGCGCGTGCCGAACAGCACGGCCGCGTGGTTTGTCGAACGACTCACCGCGCTCCCGCTCTCGCCGGTGCTGGCGGCCGAGCTGGCGCCGCTGGTCGCGATCCTCGCGCCGCTGAACGTGCAGATCGCGGCCGCCGACGCGCGCATCGCGGCGCTCGGGCGGACGGACCCGATCGTCGCGCTGCTGCAGACGGCCCCCGCCGTCGGGCCGGTGACGTCCAGCGGCATCGTCGCGATCGCGGAGGACATCGGCCGGTTCCCGTCGGCGCACCAGTTCGAGGCCTTCCTCGGGTTGGTGCCCGGGGAGCGGAGCTCGGGCGAGAAGCGGCGACTCGGCCACATCACGAAGGCGGGCAACCGGCGCGCGCGCTATCTCCTGGTCGAGGCGGCGTGGCGCATCCTCCGCTCCAAGTCAAGCGACACCGCGGTGTTGCGGGCGTGGGCGCAGCGCATCCTGCTCCGCCGCGGCACGAAGATCGCGGCGGTCGCGCTGGCGCGGCGGCTCGCGGGCATCCTCTATGCGATGTGGCGGGACCAGCGGGCGTACGACGCGAGCCACCTGCGGATGCCGCAGCCCGTGCCGGCGTCCGCCGCATGA
- a CDS encoding cytochrome c — protein MPLLVALLLAAVVAVVVPDDPRHTADGVYTRAQADAGRDVFLMACVSCHTPTQHAGGEFIAKWHGRSLGALFDYLKQEMPKTDPGTMSDEEYVQVTAYLLRINRMPTGARPLAVDAAALHRIRIDSVPSAPAR, from the coding sequence GTGCCATTGCTCGTTGCCCTGTTGCTGGCCGCCGTCGTGGCGGTCGTCGTGCCGGATGATCCGCGCCACACCGCCGACGGCGTGTACACGCGCGCCCAGGCCGACGCCGGCCGCGACGTCTTCCTAATGGCCTGCGTGTCCTGCCACACGCCCACGCAGCACGCGGGCGGAGAGTTCATCGCCAAGTGGCACGGCAGGTCGTTGGGCGCCCTCTTCGACTATCTCAAGCAGGAGATGCCGAAGACGGACCCGGGCACGATGAGCGACGAGGAGTACGTGCAGGTCACGGCCTACCTGCTGCGCATCAACCGGATGCCCACCGGCGCGCGCCCCCTCGCGGTGGACGCCGCGGCGCTGCATCGTATCCGCATTGACTCCGTCCCCTCTGCGCCGGCCCGCTAG
- a CDS encoding DUF3995 domain-containing protein: MRLLAGAVAGALFLLAALHVAWVLRGRAPSVAIPSRADGSPLFRPGRGVTLVVACGLTLAGLLVLARLAANAAAVSVLAAS; encoded by the coding sequence GTGCGACTCTTAGCCGGCGCCGTCGCTGGCGCGCTCTTCCTGCTCGCCGCGCTCCACGTCGCGTGGGTGCTGCGCGGTCGCGCGCCGAGCGTCGCGATCCCGTCGCGGGCCGACGGCAGTCCGCTCTTCCGACCGGGGCGCGGTGTCACCCTCGTCGTTGCCTGCGGGCTCACGCTCGCTGGGTTGCTCGTCCTCGCGCGACTCGCGGCGAACGCGGCGGCGGTGTCCGTGCTCGCTGCCTCGTAG
- a CDS encoding (4Fe-4S)-binding protein has protein sequence MTKRLQIYEVPGLTVTFDPNVCTHSGRCVRGLPRVFDVKRKRWIQLEHESADAIAEQVARCPSGALQATRTPE, from the coding sequence ATGACCAAGCGCCTGCAGATCTACGAGGTCCCTGGCCTCACCGTAACCTTCGACCCCAACGTCTGCACCCACTCCGGGCGCTGCGTGCGCGGGCTCCCGCGCGTGTTCGACGTAAAGCGGAAACGCTGGATCCAGCTGGAGCACGAATCCGCCGACGCAATCGCCGAACAGGTCGCTCGCTGCCCCTCGGGGGCGCTCCAAGCCACACGGACGCCCGAGTAG
- a CDS encoding RsmD family RNA methyltransferase, translated as MRIVGGKFANRDLTSPLDFRVRPTAEHVRAGTLDHLTPDLADASCLDLFAGTGALGLEAISRGATRCDFVETRPASLHALKANIAALRLRERTRVFKKDAVPFAAALDEGAYDIVFVDPPYGSKMLDHVIDSWLRKRFSKILVAEHERAHSLPPGGKRLDFGETVVSVYRRPPLKGARG; from the coding sequence ATGCGCATCGTCGGAGGGAAGTTCGCCAACCGCGACCTCACGTCGCCGCTGGACTTCCGTGTGCGGCCCACCGCCGAGCACGTGCGGGCGGGGACGCTGGACCACCTCACGCCCGACCTCGCCGACGCCTCCTGCCTGGATCTCTTCGCCGGCACCGGTGCCCTCGGACTCGAGGCCATCTCCCGCGGCGCCACGCGCTGCGACTTCGTCGAGACGCGCCCGGCCAGCCTGCACGCGCTCAAGGCCAACATCGCCGCGCTGCGCCTCCGCGAGCGCACGCGCGTCTTCAAGAAGGACGCCGTGCCCTTTGCTGCCGCGCTGGACGAGGGTGCCTACGACATCGTGTTCGTGGATCCGCCCTACGGCTCAAAGATGCTGGACCACGTGATCGACTCGTGGCTGCGCAAGCGCTTCAGCAAGATTCTCGTCGCCGAGCACGAGCGTGCGCACTCGCTGCCGCCGGGAGGCAAGCGGCTGGACTTCGGCGAGACGGTGGTGTCGGTGTATCGGCGGCCGCCGCTCAAGGGCGCGCGGGGGTAG
- a CDS encoding class I SAM-dependent methyltransferase has translation MPSRPGADASGGYEAAAEAYQALREGAGIGADAVSSWARSLRPGAEVLELGCGAGVPVTEQLAREGCTVWGIDASPTLLARFRERFPQFQSECEDLTASAMFGRRFDAVIAIGVIFLLPPDAQRDLIQRVGACLAPGGEFLFTAPAVPARWNDVLTGKASHGLGAAAYATALDAAGLALLREFADEGENHYYLAGTGRPTPARP, from the coding sequence ATGCCCTCACGACCAGGCGCTGACGCCTCAGGCGGGTACGAGGCGGCAGCCGAAGCGTACCAAGCGCTGCGCGAAGGCGCAGGGATCGGCGCCGACGCGGTGTCCTCGTGGGCGCGATCGCTTCGTCCCGGCGCCGAGGTGCTTGAGCTCGGTTGCGGCGCTGGCGTGCCGGTCACGGAGCAGTTGGCGCGCGAAGGCTGCACCGTGTGGGGCATCGACGCGTCGCCGACGCTGCTGGCCCGCTTCCGAGAGCGCTTTCCGCAGTTCCAAAGCGAGTGCGAGGATCTTACGGCATCAGCGATGTTCGGTCGCCGTTTTGACGCCGTGATTGCCATCGGCGTGATCTTCCTGCTGCCACCCGATGCGCAGCGCGATCTCATTCAACGCGTGGGCGCCTGCCTCGCGCCGGGCGGTGAGTTCCTGTTTACGGCGCCGGCGGTCCCCGCTAGGTGGAACGATGTCCTCACCGGCAAGGCGTCCCACGGGCTCGGCGCGGCTGCGTACGCCACCGCACTGGACGCCGCTGGCCTCGCGTTGCTGCGCGAGTTCGCGGACGAAGGAGAGAACCACTACTACCTCGCAGGGACGGGCAGACCTACCCCCGCGCGCCCTTGA
- a CDS encoding ATP-dependent helicase has translation MFDEELAKSIGCTLTRARELRAYFESEWSTGQPPAPHISLPKVPITPGELAAFTAFYRRATQTYAFILPGEPVRLCVDEIKAGTLDPVVLTGLKHLIVDEYQDLNRADIELIDLLAAMGVVVFALGDDDQSIYSFRHAYPEGIQDFLLRHKSAGSHVLQHCFRCSEKILAAATSVLASFPPPKRIPKVQESVYKASTPPVPGQALGWAFQNVTAEAKAVAASVKALLTQGTAPEDILVLISSRDAQAGPLLTALVEAGVKAEVQSSSGYADEDGTRFVYALLRTMSDSEDYVALRTLLGIRAGVGMKICSDITDACHTHHLNFADQFTPTRTASAFSTRQLKALDGVVAVRASVAGWTLADTLGARKAEIEALVSAHLPAPALKEWRSFTDALPDAFTLEEVRDVLGARGPKHVREVLRDAFARIGSELPPEYDPAGRVRIMTLHSSKGLSAKAVFLPGLEDEILPGPYRAKYSGQVSEAARLLYVGITRARALCVLSYSKKRPMNGSTKVHGPSRFVPSLGIPFAASSGLGPAELQAYSAHVADL, from the coding sequence CGCGCTTACTTTGAGTCGGAATGGAGTACGGGACAGCCTCCTGCTCCTCACATATCATTGCCCAAAGTTCCGATTACTCCCGGCGAACTGGCCGCGTTTACCGCCTTCTACCGGCGAGCCACGCAGACGTATGCTTTCATCCTGCCCGGTGAGCCGGTCAGACTATGCGTGGACGAAATCAAAGCCGGTACACTTGATCCTGTTGTACTCACAGGACTGAAGCATCTGATCGTCGACGAGTATCAGGACCTGAATCGCGCAGATATCGAACTCATTGACCTGCTTGCGGCTATGGGAGTGGTGGTTTTTGCGCTCGGGGACGACGACCAGAGCATCTACTCGTTCCGCCACGCTTACCCAGAGGGCATTCAGGACTTTCTGCTACGCCACAAGAGTGCCGGCTCACACGTCTTACAGCACTGTTTCCGGTGCAGCGAGAAGATTCTTGCCGCAGCGACCTCCGTCCTAGCGTCCTTCCCCCCACCGAAGCGCATTCCCAAAGTTCAAGAGTCTGTTTACAAGGCTAGCACCCCACCGGTGCCGGGTCAGGCCCTCGGTTGGGCGTTTCAGAACGTGACTGCGGAGGCAAAGGCCGTCGCGGCGTCCGTTAAGGCCTTGCTTACTCAAGGAACCGCGCCTGAGGATATCCTAGTCCTCATCTCGAGCCGAGATGCACAAGCGGGTCCGCTGCTCACGGCTTTGGTGGAAGCTGGCGTCAAGGCGGAGGTGCAATCGAGCAGTGGATATGCGGATGAGGACGGTACACGTTTCGTGTACGCTCTCCTGCGCACAATGAGCGATTCTGAGGACTACGTGGCTCTCCGCACTCTGTTGGGGATTCGCGCAGGCGTTGGCATGAAGATCTGCTCTGACATCACGGACGCGTGTCACACTCATCACTTGAACTTCGCGGATCAGTTCACGCCCACTCGCACTGCCTCTGCGTTCAGCACACGCCAGCTCAAGGCGTTGGATGGTGTTGTTGCCGTTCGCGCATCTGTCGCCGGATGGACGCTCGCGGATACGCTTGGTGCCAGGAAGGCAGAGATCGAGGCACTGGTAAGCGCTCACCTACCTGCTCCGGCGCTCAAGGAGTGGCGATCATTCACGGATGCGTTGCCAGACGCTTTCACGCTCGAAGAGGTCAGGGACGTCCTTGGAGCACGTGGTCCGAAACACGTGCGAGAAGTGCTTCGAGACGCCTTTGCTCGCATCGGCTCTGAGCTACCTCCTGAGTATGACCCGGCTGGGCGGGTGAGAATTATGACGCTTCACTCCTCCAAAGGGCTCAGTGCGAAAGCTGTGTTCCTCCCGGGACTCGAGGACGAGATCCTTCCGGGACCGTACCGAGCAAAGTACTCTGGACAGGTTTCCGAGGCCGCGCGCCTTCTCTACGTTGGCATCACGCGAGCGCGGGCCCTATGTGTCTTGAGTTACTCAAAGAAGCGCCCCATGAACGGGAGTACGAAGGTGCACGGACCATCGCGCTTCGTGCCTTCTCTTGGCATACCATTTGCTGCCTCCAGCGGCCTCGGGCCAGCGGAACTGCAGGCGTACAGCGCGCATGTTGCAGACCTTTAG
- a CDS encoding 6-bladed beta-propeller, with product MDSNREADQGRETLPQQEWHLRVLAHAFCQPRLALSAYVLGALLVLASLGCRVGPEASGTIQAVLVDSLMLEETDSVFVGRTGGLAVDDRRRILVADAVANALLEFDSTGRFGRRYGAAGRGPGEFRGIGDAILSRADGQLTLTDYSLRRVTTFHRDDGRLLGTRAFDGKLGSLAGADGRIWYGIFDPVNARAVAVEQFAGLVTTDTTPIQASLVAIPKEYLTVESLNGIYGFASVVAWGDTAFVGFAASPFLLLVTADGAVVDTVPLPARTRRGVPPNLAAILSDVSLPLTEMYRAASGLMRLHRRSDGSVVTIHHDTEIAGRLLSARVFAGVIAPDRSRACMDAEIPVSSDAIPWTAMQDDLLFVLDHVVDDDAPRPRLMVRAYRLDTSECSWTPLQGDVPLTGGVKR from the coding sequence GTGGACAGCAATCGTGAGGCCGACCAGGGCCGAGAAACTCTTCCCCAGCAGGAGTGGCATTTGCGCGTACTCGCTCATGCGTTCTGCCAGCCGCGCCTGGCATTGTCGGCCTACGTGCTTGGCGCATTGCTGGTCCTTGCCTCGCTGGGCTGCCGAGTCGGCCCTGAGGCGAGCGGGACAATTCAGGCAGTGTTGGTCGACTCGCTGATGCTTGAAGAGACCGACTCCGTGTTCGTCGGTCGAACCGGCGGACTCGCTGTCGATGATCGTCGACGAATCCTCGTGGCCGACGCGGTAGCGAACGCTTTGCTCGAGTTCGACTCGACAGGGCGTTTCGGCCGACGCTATGGGGCCGCGGGTCGAGGTCCGGGCGAGTTTCGCGGCATCGGCGATGCGATTCTTTCTCGAGCGGACGGGCAGCTCACACTTACTGACTACTCCCTGCGTCGGGTGACCACGTTTCACCGGGACGACGGCCGATTGCTGGGCACGCGCGCTTTTGATGGAAAATTGGGCAGCCTCGCGGGTGCCGACGGAAGGATCTGGTACGGAATCTTCGATCCGGTCAACGCGCGAGCCGTTGCCGTGGAGCAGTTCGCGGGATTGGTCACGACGGACACGACGCCCATTCAAGCGAGCTTGGTCGCGATTCCCAAGGAGTATCTGACAGTTGAGTCGCTGAACGGCATATACGGCTTCGCGAGTGTGGTCGCGTGGGGAGACACGGCTTTCGTGGGGTTCGCCGCGTCCCCTTTTCTCTTGCTTGTGACCGCCGATGGCGCCGTCGTGGACACGGTGCCACTGCCGGCCCGAACGAGGCGTGGTGTTCCTCCCAATCTTGCGGCCATCCTGAGCGACGTCAGTCTCCCGCTGACTGAGATGTACCGTGCAGCGTCCGGTCTGATGCGATTGCATCGTCGCTCCGACGGTTCCGTGGTCACAATCCATCACGACACCGAGATCGCCGGTCGACTGCTCTCCGCGCGAGTGTTCGCCGGAGTGATCGCCCCTGACCGCTCGCGCGCGTGTATGGATGCCGAGATTCCGGTCTCTTCGGACGCCATTCCTTGGACGGCGATGCAAGATGACTTGCTGTTTGTACTTGACCACGTGGTGGACGACGACGCCCCCAGGCCGCGACTGATGGTGCGAGCATACCGACTGGATACAAGCGAGTGCTCGTGGACACCACTTCAGGGAGACGTCCCACTGACGGGAGGTGTGAAGCGATGA
- a CDS encoding class II glutamine amidotransferase → MCRFTLYLGPTVRLSTLVTEPEHSLIHQSAHATERAEPLNGDGFGIGWYAPRLHSQPATFHQITPAWSDRNLQSISKVVTSACVMAHVRAATPGSGVDLANCHPFAYDNYLLMHNGMIGGFRQLRRRLLEDLTDEAFGIVRGNTDTEHLFAVFVDEIVRHGCPVDAAGAEGRDGSAALELAQRLSAAIARVVDIAARYGRGDPSFLNVAVTDGNHIAVSRFATGAGAVPETLYLLHGELYEPAGLSFPQRRPTDEGEATVVSSERLTNDPRWTPVPVNHMVVLDRWVPPRVLPMDAEGRIA, encoded by the coding sequence ATGTGCCGCTTCACACTCTACCTCGGCCCCACCGTCCGGCTCTCGACGCTCGTCACCGAGCCCGAACACTCGCTGATCCACCAGAGCGCGCACGCCACTGAGCGCGCCGAGCCGCTGAACGGCGACGGCTTCGGGATCGGATGGTATGCGCCGCGCCTCCACAGCCAGCCGGCGACCTTCCACCAGATCACGCCGGCCTGGAGTGACCGCAACCTGCAGAGCATCTCGAAGGTCGTCACCAGCGCCTGCGTAATGGCCCACGTGCGCGCCGCGACGCCCGGCAGCGGCGTGGACCTCGCGAACTGCCATCCCTTCGCGTACGACAACTACCTGTTGATGCACAACGGGATGATCGGGGGGTTCCGCCAACTGCGCCGGCGCCTGCTGGAGGACCTGACGGACGAAGCCTTCGGCATCGTGCGCGGAAATACCGATACCGAGCATCTCTTCGCCGTGTTCGTCGACGAGATCGTGCGGCACGGCTGCCCGGTCGATGCCGCGGGCGCAGAGGGACGCGACGGGAGCGCGGCGCTCGAACTGGCGCAGCGGCTCTCGGCGGCGATCGCGCGGGTGGTGGACATCGCCGCGCGATACGGCCGCGGTGACCCGAGCTTTCTCAACGTCGCCGTGACGGACGGGAATCACATCGCGGTCAGCCGCTTTGCCACAGGCGCGGGAGCCGTGCCGGAGACGCTCTACCTGTTGCACGGCGAACTGTATGAGCCGGCCGGGCTGTCGTTCCCGCAACGGCGGCCGACCGACGAGGGCGAGGCGACGGTCGTTTCATCAGAGCGCCTGACGAACGATCCCCGATGGACGCCGGTGCCAGTGAACCATATGGTGGTGCTCGATCGCTGGGTGCCTCCACGCGTGCTGCCGATGGATGCGGAGGGGCGCATTGCGTAG
- a CDS encoding HupE/UreJ family protein produces the protein MHQRRLLLLASLLLATTMPRALDSHEIPERVALRAWVVPRDTTLTLLLRVPLEAMRDLDFPERADGRLDMVRVRALLPEAARLWLAEAVELSADGVPTPAARVRATRLALPDDRSFESLASAEASFAAPELGDTLAIPWRQAHFDVRLEFSIPREDARLALRPALARLGVRTSSVLHLVLPDGRVRTLRYTGDPGVVTLDPRWWQSAGQFLAEGFWHILGGLDHLLFVICLVLPVRRWRPLVAVVTAFTVAHSITLGAAALGAIPTALWFPPLVETAIAASILWLCVENVLLDEARLERRWRMAFGFGLIHGFGFSFALQEQLQYAGGNLLTALAAFNIGVELGQVLVLSVALVALTALRRKLPVERGHLVTWVGSALVAHSAWHWMAERWEELAAHELTLALPALDASFLLYAMRVALLGAVALAAALALRPLILRLTRP, from the coding sequence ATGCACCAGAGACGCTTGCTGCTCCTCGCCAGCCTGCTGCTGGCCACCACGATGCCCCGCGCACTGGACTCGCACGAGATTCCGGAGCGCGTGGCCCTGCGTGCGTGGGTGGTCCCGCGCGACACCACGCTTACGCTGCTGCTGCGCGTACCGCTGGAGGCGATGCGGGACCTGGACTTCCCGGAGCGGGCGGACGGCAGGTTGGATATGGTCCGCGTGCGCGCCCTGCTCCCCGAGGCGGCGCGGCTGTGGCTGGCTGAGGCGGTGGAGCTCAGCGCCGATGGCGTGCCCACGCCCGCGGCCCGTGTGCGCGCGACGCGCCTCGCCTTGCCCGATGACCGCAGCTTCGAATCCCTCGCTTCCGCCGAGGCGAGTTTCGCCGCCCCGGAGCTGGGCGATACGCTGGCGATCCCGTGGCGGCAGGCGCACTTCGACGTGCGGCTGGAGTTCAGCATTCCGCGCGAAGATGCGCGGCTTGCGCTGCGGCCTGCGCTGGCGCGGCTGGGCGTCCGGACCTCGAGCGTGCTCCACCTGGTGCTGCCGGACGGCCGCGTGCGCACGCTGCGCTACACCGGCGACCCAGGCGTCGTCACGCTGGACCCGCGCTGGTGGCAGAGCGCGGGCCAGTTCCTCGCCGAAGGCTTCTGGCACATCCTCGGCGGGCTGGATCATCTGCTGTTCGTCATCTGCCTCGTGCTGCCGGTGCGGCGCTGGCGTCCCTTGGTGGCGGTGGTGACGGCGTTCACGGTGGCGCACTCGATCACGCTGGGCGCGGCCGCGCTGGGGGCGATTCCCACGGCGCTGTGGTTCCCGCCGCTGGTGGAGACGGCGATCGCGGCGTCGATTCTCTGGCTCTGCGTGGAGAACGTGCTGCTCGACGAAGCGCGACTCGAACGCCGGTGGCGGATGGCCTTCGGCTTCGGACTCATCCACGGCTTCGGATTCTCGTTCGCGCTGCAGGAGCAGTTGCAGTACGCGGGTGGCAACCTGCTCACGGCGCTGGCGGCGTTCAACATCGGCGTGGAGCTGGGGCAGGTGTTGGTGCTGAGCGTGGCACTGGTGGCGCTCACGGCGCTGCGACGGAAGTTGCCGGTGGAGCGCGGGCACCTCGTCACCTGGGTGGGCTCGGCCCTCGTGGCGCACAGCGCCTGGCACTGGATGGCCGAGCGCTGGGAGGAGCTGGCGGCGCACGAGCTGACCCTTGCCCTTCCGGCGCTGGATGCGAGCTTCCTCCTGTACGCGATGCGCGTGGCCCTGCTGGGCGCCGTCGCGCTGGCCGCGGCACTGGCGCTGCGGCCGTTGATCCTGCGATTGACGAGGCCCTGA
- a CDS encoding PQQ-binding-like beta-propeller repeat protein, with the protein MIRRVPCVALAAALLALGAAAPLTAQHVRPTTAPGGVGRVALPDARGNVAGEWRVWAADAWSSRYSPLEQINAQNFNRLEVAWQWNASAFGSDEYYRTTPLYANGRLFTVATTRRIAAALDPETGETLWSYRLEEGIRWQKAPRQFAGRGLTYWTDGTIERIILVTPGYHMVSLDARTGIPDPNFGRNGVVDLQAGLGFELVPLAVDDTGSLIISDAAPARRARPGEGWDPVTRTGADGTVGIDPVHGQIANSSPAIMVNDVIVVGNSSIHGYYPIRVRNLPGYIRGFDVRTGRQLWLFNLVPQPGEFGAETWERGSRVGDEGVGKNDAWATYSADPALNMVYIPVGMPLMDEYGGHRPGDNLYGNSLVALDARTGQRKWHFQMVHHDIWDYDTPQAPNLYDAVIDGRPRKVIAQTTKQGWIYTFDRVTGEPIWPIVERPVPQSDVPGERASPTQPIPTKPEPYAQQGLLESDVIDYTPAIRDSALAMARRCRMGPYFIPAVLADGSGPTGLRCSWYAPGASGGVNIDGGAAMDLETGMLYVAALSGLSTISLQKDPCSEFNYSSPRDNCGLIGALPPPPGYVAPESRGGGFGGRAAASMLHGVSILKPKELGGITAYDMRAGEKRFWLPNGGWIPVTSNDPLFRGVTLPPRPAGGQAQIIVTKTLMIYGTGRSGGVPNTPPRIFAVDKATGREVGAVEIPSRTTAMPMTFMHRGKQYIVFATGAGANTSLVALRLPD; encoded by the coding sequence ATGATTCGCCGAGTCCCCTGCGTCGCGCTGGCTGCCGCCCTCCTCGCCCTCGGCGCCGCAGCGCCACTCACCGCGCAGCACGTGCGGCCGACGACGGCCCCTGGCGGCGTGGGCCGCGTGGCCCTGCCCGACGCCCGCGGCAACGTGGCCGGCGAGTGGCGCGTCTGGGCCGCCGATGCCTGGAGCTCGCGCTATTCGCCGCTGGAGCAGATCAACGCGCAGAACTTCAACCGACTCGAGGTCGCCTGGCAGTGGAACGCCTCGGCGTTCGGCAGCGACGAGTACTACCGTACGACGCCGCTGTACGCCAACGGGCGGCTCTTCACCGTGGCGACGACGCGGCGCATCGCGGCGGCGCTGGATCCCGAGACGGGCGAGACGCTGTGGTCGTATCGCCTTGAAGAAGGCATTCGCTGGCAGAAGGCGCCGCGACAGTTCGCGGGACGCGGCCTCACCTATTGGACCGACGGCACGATCGAGCGGATCATCCTCGTGACGCCGGGCTACCATATGGTTTCGCTGGACGCGCGCACGGGGATTCCCGACCCGAACTTCGGGCGCAACGGCGTGGTGGACTTGCAGGCGGGACTGGGCTTCGAGTTGGTGCCGCTGGCGGTGGACGACACGGGCTCGCTGATCATCTCCGACGCGGCGCCGGCACGGCGCGCGCGGCCGGGCGAAGGCTGGGACCCAGTGACGCGCACCGGCGCCGACGGCACGGTGGGCATCGACCCGGTGCACGGACAGATCGCCAACAGCTCGCCGGCGATTATGGTCAACGACGTCATCGTCGTGGGCAACTCGAGCATCCACGGCTACTACCCGATCCGCGTGCGCAACCTGCCCGGCTACATCCGCGGCTTCGACGTGCGCACGGGTCGGCAGCTCTGGCTGTTCAACCTCGTGCCGCAGCCGGGCGAGTTCGGCGCCGAGACCTGGGAGCGCGGCTCGCGCGTGGGCGACGAGGGCGTGGGCAAGAACGACGCCTGGGCCACCTACTCGGCCGACCCGGCGCTGAATATGGTCTACATCCCGGTGGGGATGCCGCTGATGGACGAGTACGGCGGCCATCGCCCCGGCGACAATCTCTATGGCAACTCGCTGGTGGCGTTGGATGCGCGCACCGGCCAGCGAAAGTGGCACTTCCAGATGGTGCACCACGACATCTGGGACTACGACACGCCGCAGGCGCCGAACCTCTACGACGCGGTGATCGACGGGCGGCCGCGGAAGGTGATTGCACAGACGACGAAGCAGGGCTGGATCTACACCTTCGACCGCGTGACCGGCGAACCGATCTGGCCGATCGTGGAGCGACCGGTGCCGCAGAGCGACGTGCCGGGCGAGCGCGCGTCCCCGACGCAGCCGATCCCCACCAAACCCGAGCCCTACGCGCAGCAGGGCCTGCTCGAGAGCGACGTCATCGACTACACGCCGGCCATCCGCGACTCGGCCCTGGCGATGGCGCGGCGCTGCCGGATGGGACCGTACTTCATTCCGGCGGTGCTGGCCGACGGCAGCGGTCCGACGGGCCTGCGCTGCTCCTGGTACGCGCCGGGTGCGTCGGGCGGCGTGAACATCGACGGCGGTGCGGCGATGGACCTCGAGACCGGGATGCTCTACGTGGCGGCGCTCAGCGGCCTCTCGACGATCTCGCTGCAGAAGGATCCCTGCTCGGAGTTCAACTACAGCTCGCCGCGCGACAATTGCGGCTTGATCGGCGCGCTGCCTCCGCCGCCGGGCTACGTGGCGCCGGAATCGCGCGGCGGCGGCTTCGGCGGCCGCGCGGCCGCGTCGATGCTGCACGGCGTGTCGATCCTCAAGCCGAAGGAACTCGGCGGGATCACGGCCTACGATATGCGCGCCGGGGAGAAGCGTTTCTGGCTGCCGAACGGCGGCTGGATCCCGGTGACCAGCAACGACCCGCTGTTCCGCGGCGTGACGCTGCCGCCGCGTCCGGCAGGCGGACAGGCGCAGATCATCGTCACCAAGACGCTGATGATCTACGGCACCGGACGTTCGGGCGGCGTGCCGAACACGCCGCCGCGGATCTTCGCGGTGGACAAGGCCACGGGCCGCGAAGTCGGTGCGGTGGAGATTCCCTCACGCACCACCGCGATGCCGATGACCTTTATGCATCGCGGAAAGCAGTACATCGTCTTCGCTACCGGGGCCGGCGCCAACACCTCGTTGGTGGCCCTGCGCCTTCCTGACTAA